Below is a genomic region from Onychostoma macrolepis isolate SWU-2019 chromosome 15, ASM1243209v1, whole genome shotgun sequence.
gaagctacgcaaACAGCTTTCGTTATTGCAGAACGATTTCATAAATTGCGCGATTAAATCGTCTGTGATAATGAACGcaatattgcgtagcttgtcagtgaaccaCAGCTCTGTGGTAAACGCtactccatctgaaagcaggagatggagatttactactaatcacagaactggctttactgacaagatgcgcatgacaGTCGCATTTGATTAATTACACAGCCCTAGTCTTAGTGCTTCAACAACCGAGAGCAAGACAGTCTTGgttgaatgtccacttctgaagccagactggttgctgtccAGGAGGTTGTGTGAGAAATGCAGAGACTTGAACACAACtcattcaagtgtttttgcaatgaatgGAAGAAAGGATACtggtctgtctgtttttttttttgtttttttttttaagtgctaGGTTAAGAGTGGGTTTCTTAAGTAGTGGGGTTATCCAAGCCTGTTTAAATGCTGAGGGAcattaaaaaatttgaaaagaaGACTTATCTCTTATCTCTTACTCACGAAGACAAATAGCCCTTGAAGTCACACATAATAAGACTAAATAAcaatggaaaaataatattaaaaaaaaaatattaaaatgattaaatgataaattaatgaataataaattaatataaaagaaagaaagtaaaacaCAACATAAATGTATGGTTGCTCTCTTGAAGCAAAACAGTTAGAATTTGAGGATCCTTAGATCCTTCAGAGCTGTTTTTTGCAGTGGTAGTTTTATTTTAGGCAGTTTTACAAAGAATAGTGACTCATAAACAACCCAATTTACATGCCAGTAATGACACTAATGACATTAAACTGAAGCTTCTGTTTAGTTAtgaaattaattcaattttGTGCTGACTGactgatatttatattgttgttttagAAAGATACTCACAGAACTTAAATACAAGTGTACAACTTGCTGCCTACATTCTCCTGGATAGGCTTGAAAATTATGTCGACATTTTCGGGCAGGTATTAGCATGGTATGAGTCCTACCTATCCAGTTGCTATCAGTTTCTTTGTGTTACTGACAATGTGTCCGACCAAACATAAGTTAAGTATGGAGTGCCACAGGGCTCAATATTAGGTCATCTACTTTTCTCCTTCTATATTCTTCCCTTTTTATGGTCCCATGAATGCCAGTTCAGTCTTGCATGTATTACACAAGGCAggattgtttgttttataattctGTAAAACTTTTGCACACTTTACTGGATCATCTCTATCATGACTTTCTATCATGTTCTTCTACCTGGCTCTATACATGGCTCTGGCACTCATGTGgtcaaaatgtttaattgctAGATCAAAAGACTGTTTGCAAACTAAAATATCAGACATTGTTGAGTGATTCGGCCCTAATGATTGTATGGGCACTAACAAATAGCTTGAATGCACTTTTCTTGAAGTCAAATTGGATAAAAGCGcttgctaaataaatacatttgaaattacATTACAACTATTCATGCAATTATTACATTGACAAGTTCATTTCTTTAATGATAATGAATCACCTAAAAACTATTGTATTTCTGTTCATCAGGGAAAAGAACCAGAAGAGGTGGACAAGGTGGCTGTCAGCATTGAAAATGGTTTCATGGAAGAGTTCTTTGAGCAGGTTTGATATTAACATTGCTTTTTCACTAATTAAATCTCCTCTGGGATTGCTTTTTCCTAATCAGCCACACACAGAAAGATGCTGCTTCATAATGCTCTATAATTACAGAAGATGAACACGTCATGTTCAAGACTGCCATAAAACAGATTCACAGAAGGACAGAGTCAGCACTAAACTTCGCAATTGCATTCTATTTATCAAGTGACACTGATTTATTCTTTTAACCTGTTATATAAGATGCATATGCGAACATACACaatgcatactgtatataaatcaGCATTCGACATATGCACAGGAAAACAAATGACTGCTGATCAGATTTGTGTTTGAAATATGAAAACGTAttgataaatattaattattacatttttgtaaaactCTCTATATTGTTGTGACTCTTAATCCATTTATTTGTGAATCAACTATGCGTGTGTGAATTTACTTGAAAATGTGAGTCAGGTCTATCCCTACAGAGATGTGTGAAAGAATAACAAATGTGTTAATGAACAACATGTATTTGATCCATTCTGATCTTCCTCTTCTCTCTTAGGTAGATGAGATTCGAGGGTTCACGGACTCTCTGGCAGAGAAAGTAGAAGAAGTGAAAATAAACCACAGCGCCATCCTGGCCTCTCCAAACCCAGACGAGAGTAAGACCCTGCAACACATAAAGACTTCATAAACTCACAAAGGCAAATGAAAAAGATTATAGTCTGTTGACCAGCTTTACCATAATGTAAATCATTTGTGTCAGTAAGAACTTAAGTGAACATTTAACTAGATTTCAGGCATAACAACAGGTCTTATCTATGTGTTTGAAAATGCACATCTTTAATGCCTAGAGTGTATTACTGCATTGGTTGcatcattattcatttttaattttattgtcattCACTGGCCTTTttcatattgtgatatatttgcAAGACAGCTGCATTTAAATCAACATAAAAACCAAAACTGACCAAAATGTAAGATTAACATTCTTAATACACAATcctgttctgattggctgcgtTCACCCAGCTGCAGAATATGTTTGCCAGTCCTGGTTCAGATGTTCAATACACTTCTGTTTACACTTGCTTCACTTATTAAAAAACAGTGACTACTTGATCCAAGAACCAAAGCGACTCCATAAACCCTCAGAGATTTACAAGCCATTTTTTCCATTTAGGTTAATCCTAAAGTTAATGTTGTTTCATCCAAACCACCGTGGGGGATTATTGCTGACCCTTGCCCAAAATTATATATGACTGCTGTCTGGTTACACTTCATCTTTTTCTTATTTCATTATTGTTCCTGTACCTTGTGGGTTTGATTCTGAGAGAATGAACTGagctaataaaatgtataccttGAATGCTGTGTAAACTGCTTTGGATAGAAGCCTTTGCCAAATGCAAGCAAAGTACAATATATTTCAGTCGGCCTgtgatctctttctctctcatgtTTCTGTATAAGGCACAAACACACTCTGCTCCTGCTGATTGCAATGTCAGTCTTCACTGCTCTGGCCATGTTTGACATCATGCAATATAACATTAGAAGGTGAATGTTAGCCTGGATCTGGTACAGTTTTTTATAGCCACAACTGCACCAAAACATTGCCAGGACTCTGATGGAGTGAGTCACAAGAGAGAAGCAGATGTGGTCAAACTGTAAGACATCACACTGAGTTCTTGTCTGGATGTGTTGTGTTAAACGTTAATTTAACTTGATGTGATTTAACATTTAAAGCCTGATGATGCTCATGAGTCATGACTGACTAAAAGCCAGTGTTCTCCCACAATGACAGCAGGtctcttttctttaatttactCACAGTAAATGACTGTACTCTGTACTGGCACAGGAAGTATTAATGGATTGATAGATCTTGTGGGTAGTGACGCATGAGATGGCTAAAACAGTTCCAGAGGACAGGAAGAGCAGCACAGGACTTCAGCCTCAGGAAAAGACTATGAAGTGAGCTGGGAGTCACATCTCTCAATACAAAGCCAATGCCGATCAGAGCCCAGCAGATAGGCTATTTTAGGTGCAAAAAAGGTTTTGGTGCAAATTTAGAGAAATCAAgattaataaaagcacaacatgAAATACAACTTATAGAAATACCCAAAAAAGTGTCTATGCAATTTCTTCACTGAGCTGAATATCTCAGGACCGGAACTATGGTTGTCAGATGACAGTCAGAATGATGACAGATGTGAACTCGATAACTTGTGATGAACACAACAGATATGTTTACCTTAGAGAAGAAAAGACTGTAACATTAAGTCCAAGAAAGATGAGGAAAGTTCAAAAACAGATCcaataaatcattttacagCCAAACAGTGTGCACAATACACAAACAATACCGGACACTGAGCACTAAACAAAGAGGAACTGAAATAGTCATGCTGATGAAcaaattacagacaggtgtgatCATTAATGAACGTCCATGGCAAAAGTGGCCGGAAACTCAAACAAAGGAAACAGGAAAGTGATGAGAAACAAACTAAAAGCCCATGAAATTGAAACTAACAGAACATAACTGTGATGCATGTAAGTGCATGGATTGTATTTTGTCGCATTTTTATTCATCTTGATTTCTCACAACTTGTGTGCCTTTCCTGGTCATAGTGAACTGCTGCGCAAATCTCATGATTTTGCAGTCGTGCACAGAAACCAACAGCCAAGGTTTTGTTAAATAATACATTcatgtttggtttgtttttcaccaaaccTCATCAAATATCCCCTGGACACTTAAAATATATGATACGTGTCGGATGGGAGCATTTGGTGATActtgcatctttttttctttttttttttaagcttgatGCTGATCGTTATCCACTGCCATTATACAGATGAGCACAAGCAGGGTATTTTAGAAAAACTCTCCTTTTGTGGTCCAAAACAGAAAGAAGGACATACAGTTTTAGAACAACAccagggtgaataaatgatgacttcattttcatttttgggtaacctatcacggtaacactttacataaagcttttatgtataatgcattataaagggttattaaaggctataatgcattaattattcataatgtacaTTATAGATTATAtcttgtaataaataattataatcaaatttaaaatagtgtaacaatgaattgatgTTATAATGTGTTAACAGTGGTCATGAGACTGTACAGTGCATTGTAAGGTatattacaaggcataattaatgtatgataactacttttataatgcatataaaggctttaagtaaaatGTTTCCCCTACCACTTTCAGAGGaactgaacacaaattaatatacaGACAGTCAAAACACTGTAACTCTCTGTTATGACAAATAAGTTTATTCAAAGAGTGcagaaaattactaaaaatgcattgcattaaaTTAAGGACCTACAAGGGGAtagttggaaaataatgtgtatgTCTGAGTATATTCTGAATATGCTGAATACATTACATACAGGAATATTTCAGCAGAGATGGAGATCAGAAATGATGTTCATGTAAACATGTGTTCTGTGTCTTTCTCTTCAATTTTATAACAGCAACAAAAGTGGATTTGGAGGAGTTGATGACAGATATCAAGAAGTTGGCTAATAAAGTGCGCTCCAAGTTAAAAAGTGAGTCCTTCATCCTCAACAACACACGTTGCAACCAGTTACATGCTGAAGCATTAGAGTATCCATTGGCTCTCAGTCACACTTCAATCAATGTCCTACAGACCTGCTTACTTCAGTTTAGACTTAAGTGTGTCTGGATCCCAGTTCTCTTCCTGAGTTTCTCCAGCAGATTTTCTGATATCCTGGGTATTATCTGGCTGGAATTGTGCTATTGCAAAGACTGTGATGGACTGTAGTGAGATAGGAGCTCACTTAAAGCTTTATAAGTAGTTAGCAGAATGTGTATGAAATGTAATCAATCTAGTGACAATAAAATCGTCTGATATGAGCGCTGAGGCTTCAGCTGGTTAAAATGCAGCAGCTAATTTAATAACTGTCTTCCCAGtagtgcattacaataatctagtcttgaggtcatgaatgcatgaataagCTTTTTGGCATTAGAAATAGAGAGCAGTCCATATCATTTGGATTTACTCTCATTCACTGATGTTCCATAAGAAGATTGTCTTGTAAATGCTGAACTCACCGTAACATCATGACACTGATTCCAGAGGGATTTGGAATATCTTTGGTTTGTATTTGTTTACCATTACCTTCTTTAGCACTAGCAAGTAATTAACCACAggaatgacttttttttttttttttagatatccAGCAGACCATAGAACAGGAAGAGGCACTAAACCAATCAAAAAATCCATCAGCTGATCTGAGGATACGGAAAACACAGGTGAGCGACGACTCTATTACAACCTGTTACTCACTGATGACTGGTGGATATGTTGTTGTGTGCAGTGTttggcagtaactagttactagtaattagttactgtaataatattactttttgcagtaactagtagtgtaactaattactaataagatttcagtaataatattacagttactttccataaaacagcttagttacttagttacttttgatgcctcaaccccgctgatttaaaatccaacaatcaaataattcctagatttattttcatatttttcatgactcgcacatgcatgtgatgtccccagtgcagcaggcaagcgtggaatatggaaaagcagatagaaatattgcattatcggcatgtggtacattatattaatataatataatttaaaatatttttggaaaattaaaccgtttcttacaaactcatgtgatttgataaaatacataacgaaatttaatcgcatatgggtaacagaaaaattacttcaagctacacatgacaattaatgagatgaatacaacacttctacttgaatgtcaatatcaatcactattgagtgtttgtaataacttctgactgcgatccaatgtggattttggtcaaatgatgaggcagaaatatgttgttagtaacattctagaagaatttgatctggaagatacacagttacaacttctgtggggtgtgaagaaaaagtagtgtaacaagtagtgtaactagtaatgtaactaattactgttgccagaaagtaataagtaaagtaacaatattacctttgaaaggagtaactagtagtgagtaatatattacattctttgagtaactaacCCAACACTGgttgtgtgtacattaatgtaAAGAGGTTTCTGTTTTTTTAGCACTCCACCCTGTCACGTAAATTTGTGGAGGTGATGATGGAATATAATGCAACGCAATCAGATTACAGGGAGCGCTGTAAAGGACGGATACAGAGACAGCTGGAGATCAGtgagtaaacacacacactggtaACGCTTTAGTTTAGGGaacagttctcactattaactagttgctcatTAGtatgcatatgtgaccctggaccgcaaaaccagttataagggcccatttttaaaagaaaatttagatttatacatcatctgaatcaTCAATATACATCAAGCTGAATTaataaactttccattgatgtatggtttgttaggataggacaatagttgagatacaactatttgtaaatctggaatctgagggtgcaaaaaaatctaaatattgagaaaatcacctttaaagttgtccaagtgaagttcttagcaatgcatattactaataaaaattaagttttgatacatttactgtaggacatttacaaaatattttcattgaacatgatctttacttaatatcctgatgaattttggcataaaagataTCTGTgatacttatgactggttttgtgctccaggcaGGGTCATATTACTATcacattggctgtttattactacttataaagcacatattaatgtcttattcagCCAGCTTGGTTGAAAGACTGCTAGTGTTTGCAATCTGTTACTGACTACCAGGAAAATGTAGTAAAGCTGCCCTGCTGGGTCACGCCACACTACGTCCGCAGTATAGCTCTGGATTCAGTGTGTAATCAAGTCTACGTCATGATACATACAGATCACAGATGTGTGATCACTCCACACAGTTCATTATTAACTTAATGAGCCACTAATTACAGACTGTCAGTGGGGAACAATGGTGCATGTCACTTCACTGTTTCAGGCTAGTGATTCTCTATTCTTATTTCAGAAAGTGCAGTAGACTTGTTTTTGTGTAATTAGACCTTTAGAGAAACATTTCCTCCATAATGGATTTCCTCGTAACTTGTACAATTTCGTACAATTGTAACCCTTTACAATTTCGGTGAAAAAAACAGGTTTTGATTTTGGCTCAGTCAGACTATCCTTTCATCACAGTTGTTGCATATTTCTGTTGTTTGGTGAAAAACATGGTAACGATTTAGATTAGGGagcacatattcactattaacttttccttcaataaactcctaatgtGTTGCTTATGGGTAGTAAGGtaagttgttaagtttaggtgtgaCACTCAGTAAAGAGCAACGAAGGGGAACTCCATCATGCATATTCATGTTGTGTCTTTACTAtctatttaaatgattttaagtcACCTGACATTGAAATGTATGCATAGATCAAATATGCAATGTATATGTGTGTCATTTTACATCagagatacatttttttaaccCATGCTACTTTGTGCTATAACACTAGCAAGCtattaaaatgttgttgttgttgtgtttttttccctctttgtAGCGGGAAGAAATACAACAAATGAGGAGTTGGAGACCATGTTAGAAAGTAACAACCCCTTGATCTTCACTTCAGGGGTGAGTGGATGTATTCAGCATCATATATTAGTACAGTAAAAATCTGCATTCTATAAAGAAATACAACTAATGAAACTCAAACATTAAGCAAAGTTATAGTTTTTGAGTGTAATGTACGTTTGGAATAGAATCGTATTTGTACTGCTTACActcaactatttaaaaatatgtgaaCCACTATGTcgtatgcaataaacattctaAACTATTATGTTCCAATTGTTACATGCAATATAGTGATTTAGCATTTTACTGCATGTTGAATGAAATGCAACCTATGATGtcatttttatgacattttgaaTTTTCCGAAAAACACTTTTTTGTCCTAGTTTTCTGATTTTGTCCTTTCGGTTTTGTGAATTTCATCTGATAGCCATGATTCTTCCACTTCTTTTTATTCCTTGGGTCAtacaaaatctaaaatatacCTTTTGTGACAGTCTGCCTTTTTTTCTGTCCACCGTATCCAGTCCAAAACGTACTATTTTAAACTCCTCCTAGACTGTTTGTCCAATCCTTACCAAATTTCACTCAGATCATCATCAGACCATGATTTTTGgttaaaaaacagttttactgGAAAGAAACTTTGAGAAATGATGATGACTAGGGGATGGCAAtggcaattttatttatatagcactattTACTACAACCAGAGTTGACCAATATGCTTTACAATAGAATaactaaaaacagtaataacacaatgaaaaataaaagcagtaaAACCAAAaggaaggagaaaaaaaatacatcataaCATGCAGCAAAAACATAGGACAAGGATAAAGAGTGCTTTAACCGAATTAAGAGCCTTATTGAACAGATAGTTTTTTTGTGATGTGGCGCTAACACATGTTTTTTTGAGCTTTAAAGAATTGTATGTTGGAAAACTCCCTCATTCTCACTTTCTAATATCTATAATTTTTGCTCCAGATCATCATGGAGTGCAACATCAGTGAACAGGCCATGAATGAGATTGAGACGCGACACAATGAAATCATCAAGCTGGAGAACAGCATCCGTGAGCTGCATGATATGTTCATGGATATGGCCATGCTGGTGGAGAGCCAGGTGAGAGCAGAGATGGCTTCACTGTTAGAGAGCAACTGATTAAACATGGCAGCTATCAGAACAATGTGTAACACAAAATCCAGGAACTGACCAGTGGATATCTATGTCGTATTAAATATTCTTACGGTCATGTTTACAGAGATGAACTGACAGCGTAGAAGCTCTTTCATGAGATTTGAATTCTGTTGTGTGAGGTCGCTGTAATAAAACCTCATAATACAGCGCAGTGATTGGATTGGAAGACTTCATTCTCATGAATAATACTGAGAAAAGCTCAGAAAACTGATGACGTAGACACGTACTCTCCAGCCACGGCAGCCAATCACCACTCCGAATTAACGCATATACATCACTTTTTGTGACGTGGGTTCAACTTTGCTTTTTGAACTGGAAGAATGGAattgctccaaaaaaaaaaaaaaaataacaaccaCTTTTCCCTTAATAATAGACATAATGAGTGCTATTGTTAGTTTCACTGTTGTGCAATCTGTTAATATATGTTAACAtctcaaaaaatgtgttttagggttTCATGACACTTTAAGATCCAAGGGGAATAAACTTAATGATCAGGAGGAATTGTTCCTATTTTGTtttctgggaaacatgtaaaTATCTTTTGTAGCTTCTGAAGCACagtagtaaataaaaaaataagatctttaaataaaataagaacagtTTATACCAGTCATCAAAGGGAAATGAACTAAACTAGACACAGGTGAACATGATGGGTAACCAAGGAAACAATCCAGGTCATAATCAGGAACCAAAGAAACAAGAACATAGGAATAATGGAACAAAATCAACTTCAAAACCCACGACCACTCCATTTGATCCCatttcttcttgtttttcacTAGACctttatgctgccttcacgtgctattggaaatttcctatttcccacttatgaagtcgtgattacgagcttgtcgtattcaaatgctttaatgtcggaaagaataaaatgtagcaaccatataaacattcaccgcgCTATACATGCAGTTTACTGAgaattctggaatttcggccAAATACATGCTtgtttcactgcttataaaacatacaatatgcttcgaatgatcgttcatatctagcctataaatactttagcgacaagacaaagggatgtagttgttgtgagaacagcagcAATTGTTGTCCcttccaccatgtttaaagtttatgacccgcccaactcggaaactctggtattcaaattatttctgaatttcccagtagtaaatacgacttgagaggccgttcacgtccaatttccAATTAGAAAgctcgtatttacgataattctgatagcatgtgaaggcagcattaataTTCTAGGATTGtggttctcaactctggcctTCGAGGTctactttcctgcagagttcagctccaactctgatcaaacacacctgaacaagctaatcaaggtcttcaggatcattagaaagttacaggcaggtgagttttctTCAAGGttggagcaaaactctgcaggaaagtagACCTCGTgggccagagttgagaacccctgCTCTAGGACCTATTGCTCAAGTCTcgtcctacattttttttctaattcaaGAAACTAACTCATCTATTCATACCAGAAAAGGAAAGACAATTGCAATTTCCACTTCCAATTTCCGAGTTCGAGTCTTGCCGATTTAAACAGCTCTCTTTTGTGTCTTATTGTAACGAGGAGGCTGAGGCTGAGTTAGAATCCATGTGTGAAGGTTTATTGACAGCAGACTTCAATAACAACAACGTGAAGACAGGCAGTGAGTCAAAACCAGAGTAGCAGTCCAATCCGTCGACATACACAGGGGTAATCCAAAAAAGGCAAGTGTGAGCAGTCAGGCAAAAGGTCAAATACAAACATCAGTCCAATCAGGCAACCAAAACAAGAGGGATAATCCAGGCAATCGAGAAACAGGTAAACAGGCAGAATCATACACTGACTAGACAGTCAGGTAGATAAACAGGGAAACTGCTCAGTAAGGCAGTGGAACTGGCAATACTTCGTAATGAGCACAAGAACAGTCTCTGGCTACAAAGCAATCAAACAGGAAATGAGTGTAAAGGAAACAGAGGTAGCGGAACACAGTCAGCACTCAGGTGAGGGCTCCCTCTGCTGGATTGGCATTACACTTATCATGATTGAACAGACAGATACACAGAAAATTCTATCAAAATTACCATCTTGGCACATATCCTCATAAGTCTAGTCGGTTATATCTCGTGGTTTACAAGTGGATGTAAACAGTTAGGATAAACTCGGTTGTGTCTGTATAATAGAGCCGTGCATGAGGtgttaaagggcacctattattaGACATCAAAGGGGCTTGAGCACCTGCCCTTTTTTCCGGCCGACGGCAGCGGAGCAGGTGGAGCCCGAGGCTAAGACAGAGAGCTGATGAGCCAGGGCGACGGGGAGGATCCGGAGAGTCAAGGTGGAGCAGATGACTGTGATGGAGCTGGAGCACATGAAGACCAAGGTGAAGCCGGAGAGAAGaaggagcctgacagagccggaGGAACAAGGCGCAGCCAGAGGAGTAGGCGGAGCTGG
It encodes:
- the stx1a gene encoding syntaxin-1A isoform X1 codes for the protein MKDRTQELKHGKEPEEVDKVAVSIENGFMEEFFEQVDEIRGFTDSLAEKVEEVKINHSAILASPNPDETTKVDLEELMTDIKKLANKVRSKLKNIQQTIEQEEALNQSKNPSADLRIRKTQHSTLSRKFVEVMMEYNATQSDYRERCKGRIQRQLEITGRNTTNEELETMLESNNPLIFTSGIIMECNISEQAMNEIETRHNEIIKLENSIRELHDMFMDMAMLVESQGDMIDRIEYNVDHTVDYIKDALLNTKTAVKYQSKTQRKLILIGGCVSVCLLILIISLAIGLS
- the stx1a gene encoding syntaxin-1A isoform X5, whose protein sequence is MKDRTQELKHGKEPEEVDKVAVSIENGFMEEFFEQVDEIRGFTDSLAEKVEEVKINHSAILASPNPDETTKVDLEELMTDIKKLANKVRSKLKNIQQTIEQEEALNQSKNPSADLRIRKTQHSTLSRKFVEVMMEYNATQSDYRERCKGRIQRQLEITGRNTTNEELETMLESNNPLIFTSGIIMECNISEQAMNEIETRHNEIIKLENSIRELHDMFMDMAMLVESQGDMIDRIEYNVDHTVDYIKDALLNTKTAVKYQSKTQRKKIIVIICCVLLGIVVASVIGGVS
- the stx1a gene encoding syntaxin-1A isoform X2 gives rise to the protein MKDRTQELKHGKEPEEVDKVAVSIENGFMEEFFEQVDEIRGFTDSLAEKVEEVKINHSAILASPNPDETTKVDLEELMTDIKKLANKVRSKLKNIQQTIEQEEALNQSKNPSADLRIRKTQHSTLSRKFVEVMMEYNATQSDYRERCKGRIQRQLEITGRNTTNEELETMLESNNPLIFTSGIIMECNISEQAMNEIETRHNEIIKLENSIRELHDMFMDMAMLVESQGELINNIEKNVCSAQEYVEKAKEETKAAVKVRKSSRTKLILIGGCVSVCLLILIISLAIGLS
- the stx1a gene encoding syntaxin-1A isoform X4 — translated: MWSNSTKVDLEELMTDIKKLANKVRSKLKNIQQTIEQEEALNQSKNPSADLRIRKTQHSTLSRKFVEVMMEYNATQSDYRERCKGRIQRQLEITGRNTTNEELETMLESNNPLIFTSGIIMECNISEQAMNEIETRHNEIIKLENSIRELHDMFMDMAMLVESQGELINNIEKNVCSAQEYVEKAKEETKAAVKVRKSSRTKLILIGGCVSVCLLILIISLAIGLS
- the stx1a gene encoding syntaxin-1A isoform X3 translates to MKDRTQELKHGKEPEEVDKVAVSIENGFMEEFFEQVDEIRGFTDSLAEKVEEVKINHSAILASPNPDETTKVDLEELMTDIKKLANKVRSKLKNIQQTIEQEEALNQSKNPSADLRIRKTQHSTLSRKFVEVMMEYNATQSDYRERCKGRIQRQLEITGRNTTNEELETMLESNNPLIFTSGIIMECNISEQAMNEIETRHNEIIKLENSIRELHDMFMDMAMLVESQGELINNIEKNVCSAQEYVEKAKEETKAAVKVRKSSRTGL